The region TCAACGAAAAGGGTGCGGATTGGGCGGTCAACTGCGGCTGCGCTCACGGCGCGCTCGCGATGACCACCCCCGGCGACACCACCATGGCGACTTTCGACGAGGTGCAGCGCGTGATGAAGGGCAGCGGAGCCAGAGTGCAGCGGTAGATATTGCCAGTGGATTTTTAGAGACAACTTGAATTTAAAGATTCAGGGGAAAGAATTAGAGATGCGTAAAGAAGAAGTATTGAAATCACTCCGCGAGATCGGCCTGGTGCCGGTTCTCCGCGCGGAGTCTGTCGATAAGGCGCTTGCGCTTGCTGAAGCAATTGCTGCGGGTGGAGTCACTGTACTTGAGATCACCATGACCGTGCCTGGAGCGATTCAGGTGATGCGCAAGCTGGCAGAGCAACGCCCGGACATTCTGATCGGCGCCGGAACCGTGCTCGATGCCGAGACGGCGCGCATGTGCATCCTTGAGGGTGCGAAGTTTGTCGTCAGCCCTGCGCTTAATCTGCAGACCATCGAGATGTGTCATCGCTACTCCGTCGCGGTGCTGCCGGGCGCGCTGACGCCGACTGAGATCGTTACGGCGTGGCAGGCTGGGGCCGATGTGGTCAAGGTTTTTCCGGCAAGCGCGATGGGCGGGGC is a window of Edaphobacter dinghuensis DNA encoding:
- a CDS encoding bifunctional 2-keto-4-hydroxyglutarate aldolase/2-keto-3-deoxy-6-phosphogluconate aldolase — protein: MRKEEVLKSLREIGLVPVLRAESVDKALALAEAIAAGGVTVLEITMTVPGAIQVMRKLAEQRPDILIGAGTVLDAETARMCILEGAKFVVSPALNLQTIEMCHRYSVAVLPGALTPTEIVTAWQAGADVVKVFPASAMGGAKYLTALKGPLPQVDLIPTGGVSLATAAEFLNAGAFALGVGSDLVDAKAMAAGKPEVVTETARKYLAIVNEHRSAKKA